In Saprospiraceae bacterium, the sequence GAGTCTTAAGGATTTAATTTTTTTCTTTCCTTCGCAGAATTATCAGGTCATCCCACGCTCCTGATAAATATAATACCCTCCCAAAGCTGTAGGAGTATAATTTCAAATCATTTTTATCCTATTCGTCAGGAAATATGCGGTGTCCTCCGCTTCAACCTGACCCTCAAAAATTAAGGGGTTCAATACCCTTATTTAATAAAACATTACTACCTAAAAATTTATGAATATGAACAAATCCATTCTTATAATAAGCCTGGTTACACTATTCTTTTTTACAGCATGTAATCCTAAACAAGAAGTAGCTGTCAAGGAAGAAGGCACTTATAAAGTAACATCTCCCCTCATCCTGGATACTTCTACGGTCAAAGATTATATAGCAGGAATCCAATCCATTCAAAACATAGAAGTGAGGGCAAAAGTAAAGGGATACCTGGAGTCTATCGCAGTAGATGAGGGACAACTCGTGACCGAAGGTCAAACCCTATTTACGATCCGTTCACGAGAATTTGATGCTGAGTTGGCTAAGGCGCAGGCAGAGGTTAAAACAAACGAACTGGAAATGGAAAATGTCAAATCCCTGGCAGATAAAAATATTGTTTCCCAGACTGAGTTAGGATTAGCCATCGCAAAGCTCAACGAAGCAAAAGCTCAACAAGGCATCGCGGAAACTAATCTTTCCTTTACCAGGATTACAGCTCCTTTTAGTGGCACAGTAGACAGATTAAAGTTTAAAGTAGGAAGCCTGATTGATGAAGGATGTATGCTAACTACCTTATCCAATAACAAAAGTGTATACGCCTATTTTAATGTATCTGAAAAAGAGTATTTGGATTTTAAATCAAGGTCTAAAAACGATGCAAGAAATACTGTGTCTTTATTATTGGCCAATGGTCAAATGCACAAATACAAAGGGATCATCGAAACCATTGAAGGAGAGTTTGATAAAAACACCGGCAATATTGCTTTCAGGGCAAAATTTCCCAATCCTGACCTGCTGTTAAAACATGGTGAAACCGGCA encodes:
- a CDS encoding efflux RND transporter periplasmic adaptor subunit; this translates as MNKSILIISLVTLFFFTACNPKQEVAVKEEGTYKVTSPLILDTSTVKDYIAGIQSIQNIEVRAKVKGYLESIAVDEGQLVTEGQTLFTIRSREFDAELAKAQAEVKTNELEMENVKSLADKNIVSQTELGLAIAKLNEAKAQQGIAETNLSFTRITAPFSGTVDRLKFKVGSLIDEGCMLTTLSNNKSVYAYFNVSEKEYLDFKSRSKNDARNTVSLLLANGQMHKYKGIIETIEGEFDKNTGNIAFRAKFPNPDLLLKHGETGKVQMTVDLPHALLIPQKATYDLQDKTYVYVLGENNTLRSKSITIHQRLSNLYDIGSSLSPTDKILLEGIQNVKDDDKITPQFVPAREVLDHLELIKQ